One stretch of Hydrogenovibrio kuenenii DSM 12350 DNA includes these proteins:
- the murU gene encoding N-acetylmuramate alpha-1-phosphate uridylyltransferase MurU: MDRQAMILAAGRGNRLRPLTDTVPKPLVKVGDCSLIEHHLHKFCQAGVRELVVNHAWLGKEIERALGDGSDYGLKIDYSPEPEEGLETAGGILQALPSLTDGVQPFCVVNGDVFTDYPFESLVKRILPDGVLAHLILVPNPTFKEQGDFGIKGSMATLEKDYTFSGLSVLHPTLFQGLQPGRLALGGLLKQAIAEQKVTAELYEGYWSDVGTLDRLEKTRQDFELNFNKNK, translated from the coding sequence ATGGATAGGCAAGCGATGATTCTGGCTGCAGGCCGGGGGAATAGGTTAAGGCCGTTAACGGACACAGTTCCAAAGCCACTGGTGAAGGTTGGTGACTGTTCATTAATAGAGCATCATTTGCATAAATTCTGCCAGGCTGGGGTTAGAGAGTTAGTAGTGAATCACGCTTGGTTGGGTAAAGAAATAGAGCGTGCACTAGGTGATGGTTCAGATTACGGTCTAAAAATCGACTATTCACCTGAGCCAGAAGAAGGATTGGAAACGGCTGGTGGCATTTTACAAGCTTTGCCAAGCTTGACGGATGGTGTGCAGCCATTTTGTGTGGTAAATGGCGATGTTTTTACTGACTATCCATTTGAAAGCCTGGTTAAGCGAATTTTGCCAGACGGTGTTCTAGCACATTTGATCTTGGTGCCGAATCCGACCTTTAAAGAGCAGGGTGACTTTGGTATCAAAGGCAGTATGGCAACCTTAGAAAAAGACTATACTTTTTCCGGCTTGAGTGTGTTGCATCCTACATTGTTTCAAGGGTTACAGCCAGGGCGTTTAGCTTTGGGAGGGCTGTTGAAGCAAGCAATTGCAGAGCAAAAGGTGACGGCGGAGCTTTATGAAGGTTATTGGAGTGACGTTGGTACGCTGGATCGCTTGGAAAAGACAAGACAAGATTTTGAACTAAATTTTAATAAAAATAAATAA
- the yaaA gene encoding peroxide stress protein YaaA has product MLFVISPAKSLDSSPASLSLKESQSDFLDQSQILVNQLKGFGPVDIANLMGLSDKLSELNYQRYQDWQLPMPAESARPAGFLFKGDVYQGLDIRSLDEQQVSYLQTHLGILSGLYGIVRPMDVILPYRLEMGTGLENERGKNLYQFWGGRITDWINAHLNAKTGKVLVNLASNEYFKAVDRKKLDATIITPQFKDWKNGQYKMISFYAKKARGLMVRYAAVEQVEQVEDLKHFDYEGYKFAPELSSETDWVFTRKQP; this is encoded by the coding sequence ATGTTATTTGTTATTTCCCCGGCTAAATCGTTAGACTCATCACCAGCGTCTTTGTCACTTAAAGAGAGTCAGTCAGATTTTCTGGATCAATCTCAGATTTTGGTTAATCAGCTTAAAGGTTTTGGACCTGTTGATATCGCGAACCTAATGGGCTTGAGTGATAAGTTGTCTGAGCTTAACTATCAAAGATACCAGGATTGGCAATTACCTATGCCAGCAGAATCCGCTCGGCCTGCAGGGTTTTTATTTAAGGGTGATGTTTATCAAGGACTTGATATACGTAGCTTGGATGAGCAACAAGTATCTTATTTGCAAACGCATTTAGGTATTTTGTCAGGCTTATATGGCATCGTTAGACCAATGGATGTCATATTGCCTTATCGTTTGGAAATGGGTACTGGGCTGGAGAATGAGCGCGGAAAAAACTTGTATCAGTTTTGGGGAGGTCGTATTACCGATTGGATTAATGCGCATTTAAACGCTAAAACAGGGAAGGTTTTGGTAAACCTTGCGTCAAATGAGTATTTTAAAGCGGTTGATCGTAAAAAACTGGATGCGACCATTATTACCCCTCAGTTCAAAGACTGGAAAAATGGCCAGTATAAAATGATTAGTTTTTATGCAAAAAAAGCTCGTGGTTTAATGGTTCGTTATGCTGCTGTTGAACAGGTTGAACAGGTTGAAGACTTAAAACATTTTGATTATGAAGGTTATAAGTTTGCGCCGGAACTTTCAAGTGAAACGGATTGGGTGTTTACACGTAAACAACCCTAA
- the mraZ gene encoding division/cell wall cluster transcriptional repressor MraZ, producing the protein MLFFRGINSINMDTKGRLAIPKKYRESIEEASESQLVATIDLNSPCLLIYTMDEWEVIERKLMSLPNMDPQARLVQRLLLGHATEMEMDSQGRILLPSMLRDHAKLDKNVILLGQGNKFELWSQEAWDASRPDMLDTASAGDVSDALSTLSL; encoded by the coding sequence ATGTTGTTTTTCAGAGGTATAAATTCAATCAACATGGATACAAAGGGAAGGTTAGCAATTCCCAAAAAGTATCGTGAGTCGATTGAGGAAGCGAGCGAAAGTCAATTGGTGGCAACCATTGATTTAAATAGCCCGTGCCTGCTGATTTACACCATGGATGAATGGGAAGTGATTGAGCGAAAGCTGATGTCATTACCCAATATGGATCCACAAGCCAGATTGGTTCAGAGGCTTTTGCTTGGGCATGCTACTGAGATGGAAATGGATTCTCAAGGGAGAATTCTTTTGCCGAGCATGCTGAGAGATCATGCAAAGCTAGATAAAAATGTGATTTTGCTTGGGCAGGGAAATAAGTTTGAGCTCTGGTCGCAAGAAGCATGGGATGCCTCTCGACCAGATATGTTGGATACAGCTTCGGCGGGTGATGTGTCTGACGCGCTATCAACATTGAGTTTGTAG
- the rsmH gene encoding 16S rRNA (cytosine(1402)-N(4))-methyltransferase RsmH — protein METQEQFSHYSVMLKESVEGLAIKPDGIYVDCTFGRGGHSRAILDKLTSGKLLAIDQDPEAIEYAQNNFKQDGFEIQYGSFEQLKDYCEARGWLGKVDGVLIDLGVSSPQLDDAARGFSFMREGPLDMRMNPEQGLSAKEWLAQVDEKTLAQVLKQYGEERFSGRIARVIKEAVQQGHLETTLDLAELVKKASPKTEKNKHPATRTFQAIRIAVNRELDVLKNVLEAAVAVLSPGGRLSAISFHSLEDRIVKQFIRDQSQMKDLFPDSPVQLEVVEPILKKVGKPIFPSAEECKENPRSRSAVLRIAQKI, from the coding sequence ATGGAGACTCAGGAGCAATTCTCGCATTACTCAGTAATGCTGAAGGAATCCGTAGAAGGGTTGGCAATAAAACCGGATGGTATTTACGTTGATTGTACTTTTGGTCGAGGCGGACATAGTCGGGCAATATTAGACAAGTTAACGTCGGGTAAATTGTTGGCAATTGATCAAGATCCTGAAGCCATTGAGTACGCACAAAATAATTTTAAACAAGATGGCTTTGAGATTCAGTACGGTAGTTTTGAGCAATTAAAAGACTATTGTGAGGCCAGAGGCTGGCTGGGAAAAGTAGATGGCGTTCTGATTGATTTGGGGGTTTCTTCCCCTCAGTTAGATGATGCTGCTAGAGGGTTTAGCTTTATGCGTGAGGGGCCTCTTGATATGCGAATGAATCCAGAGCAGGGTTTGAGCGCTAAAGAGTGGCTTGCTCAAGTGGATGAAAAAACACTGGCTCAAGTATTGAAGCAATACGGAGAAGAGCGGTTTTCAGGGCGTATAGCTCGAGTCATAAAAGAAGCTGTTCAGCAAGGTCATTTGGAAACAACACTGGATCTTGCAGAGTTGGTAAAAAAAGCATCGCCAAAAACTGAAAAAAATAAGCATCCTGCTACGCGGACGTTTCAAGCGATTCGTATAGCGGTTAACCGCGAGTTGGATGTGTTAAAGAATGTGTTGGAAGCTGCAGTTGCAGTGTTATCGCCAGGAGGGCGGTTGTCGGCTATCAGCTTTCATTCGCTAGAAGATAGAATTGTGAAGCAGTTTATTAGAGATCAGTCTCAGATGAAGGATCTGTTTCCAGACTCTCCGGTGCAGTTGGAAGTGGTTGAACCTATTCTGAAGAAAGTAGGGAAACCAATTTTTCCATCAGCCGAAGAGTGTAAAGAAAATCCGCGTTCACGTAGTGCGGTATTGCGAATTGCGCAAAAAATTTAA
- the ftsZ gene encoding cell division protein FtsZ — translation MKFNLQETIPEDAGMPKIKVIGLGGGGGNAVDYMVRSQVEGVDFVCANTDVQALKNSSVETCIQLGLNGLGAGANPEKGMEAAKENIEQVKEVLKGADMVFITAGMGGGTGTGSAPVVAQAAREMGILTVGVVSKPFGFERRHKVAEAGIAQLEEHVDSLITVPNDKLLKVLGKDFVLAKAFDYANEVLHGAVQGISELVTRPGMINVDFEDLRTVMSERGVAMMGVGHASGEDRAIKAAEKAIANPLLEDISVSGAKGLLVNITSGLDFTLGEFNEVGEVIDQVASEDAKVIIGTSIDETMTDEIRVTVVATGLSNVSGSGQRPEMVKPNLQAVEANKAEEKQQVLEEVEKAPEVVRPKMVVNGGVTASVESNSNYLDIPAFLRRQAD, via the coding sequence ATGAAGTTTAATCTGCAAGAAACCATTCCAGAAGATGCTGGTATGCCAAAAATAAAAGTCATCGGTCTCGGTGGCGGCGGCGGAAACGCTGTTGATTATATGGTTCGCTCTCAAGTAGAGGGTGTTGATTTTGTTTGTGCAAATACTGATGTTCAAGCACTTAAAAATTCAAGTGTTGAAACTTGTATTCAGCTAGGTTTGAATGGTTTAGGTGCTGGTGCGAATCCTGAAAAAGGGATGGAAGCAGCTAAGGAAAATATTGAACAGGTCAAGGAAGTGCTTAAAGGTGCTGATATGGTCTTTATTACTGCTGGTATGGGCGGTGGTACTGGAACAGGTTCAGCTCCAGTTGTTGCGCAAGCGGCAAGAGAAATGGGTATCTTGACTGTTGGTGTCGTAAGCAAGCCTTTTGGTTTTGAAAGACGTCACAAGGTTGCCGAAGCCGGGATTGCACAACTTGAAGAGCATGTTGATTCTTTAATTACAGTGCCTAATGACAAGCTACTAAAAGTTTTAGGTAAAGATTTTGTACTAGCCAAGGCTTTTGATTATGCAAATGAAGTTTTGCATGGTGCGGTACAGGGGATTTCTGAACTGGTAACTCGTCCAGGTATGATTAACGTCGACTTTGAAGATTTGCGTACAGTTATGAGTGAGCGTGGTGTAGCTATGATGGGTGTCGGTCATGCGAGTGGTGAAGATCGAGCAATCAAAGCAGCAGAAAAAGCGATTGCCAATCCTTTGCTAGAAGATATTTCCGTTTCTGGTGCAAAAGGCTTACTTGTTAACATTACTTCTGGTTTGGATTTTACACTTGGTGAGTTCAATGAAGTAGGTGAGGTAATCGACCAAGTTGCTTCTGAAGATGCAAAAGTTATTATCGGAACTTCGATTGATGAAACCATGACGGATGAAATTCGTGTAACCGTTGTAGCAACTGGACTGAGTAACGTTTCAGGAAGCGGGCAGCGCCCTGAAATGGTTAAACCAAACCTTCAAGCTGTTGAAGCAAATAAAGCAGAAGAAAAGCAGCAGGTATTGGAAGAGGTCGAGAAAGCCCCTGAAGTTGTGCGACCAAAAATGGTTGTTAATGGTGGTGTGACGGCAAGTGTTGAGTCAAATTCCAATTACTTGGATATCCCAGCATTTCTTCGTCGTCAAGCCGATTAA
- the ftsL gene encoding cell division protein FtsL produces the protein MQSLPGSRQFNLFNWQRTIALLLLGIICFLFILIVQVQHQVRHLETRYANALQKEVELHQDFGKLTLELHHLTALARVEEVATKQLNLTIDKAPDKNNVQTIFLDPLPVDQSATFKKGISGE, from the coding sequence ATGCAATCTCTCCCCGGTTCACGTCAGTTTAATTTATTTAACTGGCAACGGACCATTGCACTCCTGCTGTTGGGTATTATTTGTTTTCTTTTCATTTTAATTGTTCAGGTTCAGCATCAAGTTCGACATCTTGAAACTCGCTATGCGAATGCCCTCCAAAAAGAAGTTGAGCTTCACCAGGATTTTGGCAAACTTACTTTAGAATTACATCATTTAACAGCTTTAGCTCGTGTTGAGGAAGTTGCAACCAAGCAATTGAACCTTACTATTGATAAAGCACCTGATAAAAACAACGTTCAAACAATTTTTCTTGATCCTTTACCTGTAGATCAGTCAGCTACTTTTAAAAAAGGAATCTCAGGTGAATAA
- a CDS encoding peptidoglycan D,D-transpeptidase FtsI family protein: MNNHFQYQRIKRDTVVYSLVFILFMVVLAKAFDVQIVQSSFLQNEGNKRQIRTMTIPAPRGEIYDRNGNLLALSTPIDSIWVDPKILSYYLDPVQQQQNAIKEHLSVKDVQKQQAQISQDVKRYKEMLRILGLDEKNITQTLLAKKNKRFLYIKRSVLPPVTRQVENLDVPGVFIQNQYKRYYPAGEILGHVVGFTNIDDKGISGIEKAYDKWLTGQQGKKEVIKDRAGRVVDFVKDLVPAKPGHSITLSIDKDIQFFLYHALKKAYIRHQAKSVQSVILDAKTGEILGMATIPSFNPNNRSQLQGSRLRNRVITDVFEPGSPAKPFIISKALDLGLIKLDTIIDTSPGAMWIQGQRITDTSDHGKLTPQGIIEKSSNIGASKVAFKMTPDQEWQMLNGVGFGQDLGIYLPGESIGYMKSPVEWQKIDQASASFGYGFNINLLQLARAYTIFANHGVLEPVSILKLTSKQLTERLKKTEKTKAYGIKNGNEKDIGLDTNYSATEVHRVISAKTADEVLAMMQTVVSPEGTAKKARIPGYTVAGKTGTVHKTKVGGYHQNEYFSVFVGLVPASNPKYVMATVVNEPSRGVYYGGLVAAPIFKEVMQDVLRIKNVPPDQTPTSHKEER; this comes from the coding sequence GTGAATAACCATTTTCAATACCAAAGAATTAAGCGAGACACGGTTGTCTATAGCTTGGTTTTTATTTTGTTTATGGTGGTCCTTGCGAAAGCCTTCGATGTTCAGATCGTCCAATCTTCATTTTTGCAAAATGAAGGTAATAAGCGACAAATTCGTACCATGACGATTCCAGCCCCTAGGGGAGAAATTTATGATCGAAATGGTAATTTGCTTGCTCTGAGTACACCTATTGATTCTATTTGGGTCGATCCCAAAATCCTAAGCTATTATCTTGACCCTGTTCAACAGCAACAAAACGCAATCAAAGAACATTTAAGTGTGAAGGATGTGCAAAAACAGCAGGCACAAATTTCGCAAGATGTTAAGCGTTATAAAGAAATGCTTCGTATTTTAGGACTAGATGAGAAAAATATTACTCAGACTCTATTGGCAAAGAAAAACAAGCGATTTTTGTATATAAAACGTAGCGTGTTGCCTCCTGTTACCAGACAGGTCGAAAACTTGGATGTACCTGGAGTTTTTATACAAAATCAATATAAACGTTATTATCCAGCAGGCGAAATACTTGGACATGTTGTTGGCTTTACCAATATAGATGATAAAGGGATTTCAGGTATTGAGAAGGCTTATGACAAATGGCTGACTGGTCAGCAGGGCAAAAAAGAAGTGATTAAAGACCGCGCGGGCAGAGTCGTTGATTTTGTTAAAGACTTGGTGCCCGCGAAGCCAGGGCATAGCATTACATTAAGTATCGATAAGGATATTCAATTCTTTCTTTATCATGCGCTAAAAAAAGCCTATATTCGTCATCAAGCAAAATCAGTTCAATCGGTTATCCTGGATGCAAAGACTGGTGAAATTCTGGGTATGGCAACCATTCCAAGTTTTAATCCAAATAATCGAAGTCAATTACAAGGTAGTCGATTAAGAAACAGAGTAATTACTGATGTTTTTGAACCGGGGTCACCTGCTAAGCCTTTTATTATTTCAAAAGCACTCGACTTAGGTTTGATTAAGCTGGATACAATCATAGATACTTCACCAGGTGCAATGTGGATACAAGGTCAGCGCATTACAGATACAAGTGATCACGGCAAGTTAACCCCGCAGGGTATTATCGAGAAATCCAGTAATATTGGTGCCAGTAAAGTTGCCTTCAAAATGACGCCAGATCAAGAGTGGCAGATGTTAAACGGGGTTGGCTTTGGTCAAGATTTGGGGATTTATTTACCAGGAGAATCTATTGGCTACATGAAGTCTCCTGTTGAATGGCAAAAAATTGATCAGGCATCTGCTTCATTTGGCTATGGGTTTAATATCAACCTGCTTCAGTTGGCAAGAGCGTATACCATTTTTGCCAACCATGGTGTACTTGAGCCGGTATCTATTTTGAAATTGACGTCAAAGCAACTGACAGAGCGATTAAAGAAAACAGAGAAAACCAAGGCTTATGGTATAAAAAATGGCAATGAAAAAGATATCGGCTTAGATACAAATTACTCAGCAACAGAGGTTCATCGAGTTATTTCTGCTAAAACTGCTGATGAAGTTTTGGCTATGATGCAAACAGTCGTTTCCCCAGAGGGAACGGCGAAGAAAGCAAGAATACCAGGGTATACAGTTGCGGGCAAAACAGGTACTGTCCATAAAACAAAAGTTGGTGGTTACCATCAAAACGAATATTTTTCTGTATTTGTTGGATTAGTGCCAGCGTCAAACCCGAAGTATGTGATGGCAACGGTGGTGAATGAGCCGAGCCGAGGCGTGTATTATGGTGGTTTAGTGGCGGCGCCGATTTTTAAGGAAGTGATGCAAGATGTTTTGCGCATCAAAAATGTACCGCCAGATCAAACCCCAACAAGTCATAAGGAGGAAAGATGA
- a CDS encoding UDP-N-acetylmuramoyl-L-alanyl-D-glutamate--2,6-diaminopimelate ligase: MKSFQELVDFLAIDLQEHYLPQDNEAILTQALKNLFTNSSEMAQGGVFLALAGTQKHGIEFLDQALEKGAVCVITDKMPAEPVALQIPLLMIDDLAQRLAGLADWFYQRPSQKIKVIGITGTNGKTSTAHYIAQIFSQSYSVAILGTLGNGVFGALLPSANTTLEVVSLNRKLYEFVQLGVDYVVMEVSSHAIALGRIQNIRFEALALTQVTRDHLDFHETEEAYRETKARLFLEFPAKFRVLNLSDELGKSLMETLVQSVGEKVFGYALNDDLCNQARMNLHPELDASFTCVTFQELTLLPSGMEGEISISNLGEDNPSSTQISQMPFLSNLMGSFNAENLLCAVTVALGCGLDFPAIEDGIKLLSPVSGRMEKVNEHPLILIDYAHTPDALDSALNAVKQHFSTEDMKLWLVFGCGGDRDAGKRPLMGKVAEQLSDQIVITDDNPRNEDPEQIADQIRQGMSSSADVEIIHDRAQAIEYAIRHAEPQDVVLIAGKGHENYQEIQGQRYFMSDAVLTDLTLRDLEKETNT; encoded by the coding sequence ATGAAAAGCTTTCAAGAGCTGGTTGACTTTTTGGCAATAGATTTGCAAGAGCACTATTTACCTCAAGATAATGAGGCGATATTGACTCAAGCCTTAAAAAACCTTTTTACAAATTCCTCTGAGATGGCCCAAGGTGGCGTATTTTTGGCGCTTGCAGGAACGCAAAAACATGGTATTGAATTCTTGGATCAGGCTCTTGAAAAAGGGGCTGTTTGTGTCATAACAGATAAAATGCCAGCAGAACCCGTAGCACTTCAAATTCCATTATTGATGATTGACGATCTAGCCCAGCGTTTAGCGGGTCTTGCAGATTGGTTTTATCAAAGACCCAGTCAAAAAATAAAAGTGATTGGCATTACGGGTACCAATGGTAAAACATCAACGGCGCATTATATTGCGCAGATATTTAGCCAATCTTACTCCGTGGCAATATTGGGAACACTGGGTAATGGTGTTTTTGGGGCCTTGTTGCCTTCAGCCAATACGACTCTTGAGGTTGTATCGCTTAACCGTAAACTCTATGAGTTTGTTCAATTAGGCGTGGATTATGTGGTTATGGAAGTTTCATCCCATGCGATCGCGTTGGGTCGGATTCAGAATATAAGGTTTGAAGCTTTAGCTTTAACACAGGTTACGCGAGATCACCTAGATTTTCATGAAACAGAAGAAGCTTATCGTGAAACCAAGGCACGCCTGTTTTTGGAGTTTCCTGCTAAATTCAGAGTGTTAAATCTATCTGATGAGCTTGGTAAAAGCCTTATGGAAACGCTTGTACAAAGTGTTGGCGAGAAAGTGTTTGGTTATGCGTTAAATGATGATCTGTGCAACCAAGCTAGAATGAATTTACACCCTGAACTGGATGCCAGTTTTACTTGCGTAACTTTTCAGGAGTTGACTCTATTACCTTCAGGTATGGAGGGAGAGATTTCAATATCTAATTTGGGTGAGGATAACCCAAGTTCGACACAAATTTCACAGATGCCTTTTTTATCGAACCTGATGGGAAGTTTTAACGCGGAAAACTTACTTTGTGCGGTAACCGTTGCGCTTGGCTGTGGGTTGGATTTTCCTGCAATTGAAGATGGAATTAAACTTCTTTCTCCAGTAAGTGGGCGAATGGAAAAGGTTAATGAGCATCCATTAATTTTGATTGATTATGCGCATACACCAGATGCACTGGACTCAGCATTAAATGCGGTAAAACAGCACTTTTCTACTGAAGATATGAAATTATGGTTGGTGTTTGGCTGTGGTGGTGATAGAGATGCAGGCAAGCGACCGCTTATGGGAAAAGTTGCGGAACAATTGTCTGATCAAATTGTGATTACCGATGATAATCCTCGTAATGAAGACCCGGAACAAATTGCAGACCAAATTCGTCAAGGCATGTCTAGCTCGGCTGATGTAGAAATTATTCATGATCGAGCGCAAGCCATAGAGTATGCAATTCGTCATGCGGAACCTCAGGATGTTGTGCTAATTGCCGGTAAAGGACATGAAAATTATCAAGAAATTCAAGGGCAACGTTATTTTATGAGTGACGCCGTGTTGACAGATTTAACGTTAAGAGACCTTGAGAAGGAAACCAATACATGA
- a CDS encoding UDP-N-acetylmuramoyl-tripeptide--D-alanyl-D-alanine ligase has protein sequence MKWSLDNLIEATGGTLLGQQDSAVGFNSVSTDSREVDAASLYIAIKGVRFDGHGFIQQAVQQGAAVILSSEVIETSVPVVLVKDTRIALGLFAAWHRQQMPLKKLIAITGSNGKTTCKNMVQHLLSKHANVLATQGNLNNDFGVPRTLLQITEEHEYAVIEMGANHSKEIEYVTQIAKPDIALITVAAAAHLEGFGSLEGVIQTKAEILSGLEDNAGVAVLNSDSPGIDIWRLMCHDRGLRVLTFGSTNISDVHYENFEQSPQTIEFDVQTRDSEFFGMTRLHAVAPLLGEHNAKNACAALTVAMACGFELDDLIPSLADFGGVVGRLQKVNLPNGILIDDSYNANPDSMKAALKTLIGLPGDSIACLGAMAEIGETSVIAHEEVARYAKSIGVPYLLVYGEGAKPMVKAFGAGAYWFDSHQDLVTKAVELMQAHNLNHCLVKGSRSSRMELVSQGILQCMNDQTLESQNT, from the coding sequence ATGAAGTGGTCGTTGGATAATTTGATCGAGGCCACTGGCGGTACATTGCTTGGTCAACAAGACTCTGCCGTTGGCTTTAATTCAGTATCCACCGACAGTCGTGAAGTTGATGCAGCTAGTCTTTATATCGCGATTAAAGGCGTAAGATTCGATGGGCATGGCTTCATTCAACAAGCGGTGCAACAAGGGGCTGCTGTCATATTGTCATCTGAAGTTATTGAGACATCTGTTCCGGTGGTTTTGGTAAAAGATACTCGTATTGCTCTAGGCCTTTTTGCAGCGTGGCACCGTCAACAAATGCCGTTGAAAAAGCTCATTGCCATTACGGGTAGCAATGGCAAAACCACCTGTAAAAATATGGTTCAGCACTTATTATCCAAACACGCGAATGTATTGGCGACACAAGGTAACTTGAACAACGATTTTGGTGTGCCGAGAACACTACTACAAATCACTGAAGAACATGAGTATGCGGTCATTGAAATGGGCGCAAACCATTCAAAAGAAATTGAATATGTAACGCAAATAGCTAAGCCTGATATTGCATTGATTACAGTGGCAGCAGCTGCACATCTTGAAGGATTTGGCTCATTGGAAGGGGTTATTCAGACCAAAGCCGAAATCTTATCTGGCTTGGAAGACAATGCAGGTGTCGCAGTGTTGAATAGCGATTCGCCAGGTATCGATATTTGGCGCCTGATGTGTCATGACAGAGGCTTGAGAGTCTTGACTTTTGGTTCAACAAATATTTCCGATGTGCATTATGAGAACTTTGAGCAATCCCCTCAAACAATAGAGTTTGATGTGCAAACGCGTGATAGCGAATTTTTTGGTATGACTAGACTGCATGCTGTAGCGCCATTATTGGGTGAGCATAATGCAAAAAATGCTTGTGCCGCCTTAACTGTAGCAATGGCTTGCGGTTTTGAGTTAGATGACTTGATACCCAGCCTGGCAGATTTTGGTGGGGTTGTTGGACGGCTACAGAAAGTGAATTTGCCGAATGGTATTTTGATTGACGATAGCTATAATGCAAACCCAGATTCAATGAAGGCAGCGTTAAAAACACTTATAGGTTTGCCAGGCGATAGTATTGCTTGTTTAGGTGCTATGGCAGAGATTGGTGAGACGTCTGTAATCGCTCATGAAGAAGTAGCACGTTACGCTAAATCTATCGGAGTGCCTTATTTGCTTGTTTATGGTGAAGGGGCAAAGCCCATGGTGAAAGCATTTGGTGCTGGTGCCTATTGGTTTGACTCTCATCAGGATTTAGTTACCAAAGCCGTTGAACTTATGCAGGCACATAATCTTAACCATTGCCTGGTAAAGGGCTCGCGCTCCAGCCGTATGGAACTAGTCAGTCAGGGCATCTTGCAGTGCATGAATGACCAAACTTTAGAATCACAGAACACTTAG
- the mraY gene encoding phospho-N-acetylmuramoyl-pentapeptide-transferase, whose translation MLIYLTEFLAHYISGFGVFKYITMRTIMSVLTALMLSFIIGPKVIRWLIRLKVGQSVRLDGPETHLVKTGTPTMGGVMILFSVTISVLLWGDLTNHYLLIVTLTMLAFGVIGFIDDYKKVAYKDPNGMRSRTKYLWQSIVGLIAAYSLFSLAQVPAEHQLLIPYMKDTFINLGAWTVVLSYFVIVGTSNAVNLTDGLDGLAIMPTVMVSAALGIFAYMTGHLYFSAYLTIPYIPGVEELTIFCAALAGAGLGFLWFNAHPAQVFMGDVGSLSIGAALGVVAVAVKQELILFIMGGIFVAETLSVILQVGSYKLRKGKRIFLMAPLHHHFEQKGWHESQVIVRFWIITIFLVLIGLASLKIR comes from the coding sequence ATGTTAATTTATTTAACCGAATTTCTAGCGCACTACATTTCAGGTTTTGGTGTTTTCAAATACATCACCATGCGCACAATTATGAGTGTTCTAACGGCGCTGATGCTGTCCTTCATAATCGGGCCTAAAGTCATTCGCTGGCTGATTCGCCTGAAGGTTGGTCAAAGTGTACGTTTGGATGGCCCAGAAACCCATTTAGTAAAAACGGGCACACCGACAATGGGCGGTGTGATGATTTTGTTTTCCGTTACCATTTCAGTTCTTTTATGGGGGGATTTGACCAATCACTATTTGTTGATTGTCACGCTTACCATGCTGGCTTTTGGTGTTATAGGCTTTATTGACGATTACAAAAAAGTGGCCTACAAAGATCCCAACGGTATGCGTTCTCGTACCAAATACCTTTGGCAATCGATTGTCGGTTTGATTGCGGCTTACAGTCTTTTTTCTTTGGCACAAGTACCGGCTGAGCACCAGTTATTGATTCCGTATATGAAAGATACCTTCATTAATTTAGGGGCATGGACGGTTGTTTTATCCTATTTTGTGATTGTCGGAACCTCTAATGCAGTAAATCTAACTGATGGTTTGGACGGGTTGGCGATTATGCCGACGGTTATGGTCTCTGCCGCTTTGGGTATATTCGCCTATATGACAGGTCACCTGTACTTTTCAGCTTATCTAACCATTCCTTATATTCCAGGTGTAGAAGAATTAACGATTTTTTGTGCAGCCTTAGCAGGAGCGGGTTTGGGATTCCTTTGGTTTAATGCTCACCCTGCGCAAGTGTTTATGGGTGATGTAGGTTCTTTGTCTATCGGTGCTGCACTTGGCGTGGTTGCCGTGGCCGTGAAGCAAGAATTGATTCTGTTTATTATGGGTGGAATTTTTGTTGCAGAAACCCTATCGGTGATTTTGCAAGTAGGATCCTACAAGCTCCGCAAGGGTAAACGCATTTTCTTGATGGCGCCTTTGCATCATCATTTTGAGCAAAAAGGTTGGCATGAATCTCAAGTGATTGTTCGTTTTTGGATTATCACCATTTTCTTAGTGCTGATTGGTCTTGCTAGTTTGAAAATTCGCTAA